A genomic stretch from Erwinia sp. E_sp_B01_1 includes:
- the flgN gene encoding flagellar export chaperone FlgN, whose product MQKLLTALDKMLEVLNNLAEVMTAEQQQLSGGQINSSLLQRITEDKSSLLATLNFIEQMRRDAEKEAGLHAPYSRNPDMARRWAAIQEHTVKLRDTNLHNGLLLNHQIGHTEQALEVLKPHQTQKFYGPDGQTTSSSFISRKV is encoded by the coding sequence ATGCAAAAGCTGCTGACCGCGCTGGATAAAATGCTGGAAGTTCTGAATAACCTGGCTGAAGTAATGACAGCCGAACAACAACAACTCTCAGGCGGCCAGATCAACAGCAGCTTACTGCAACGTATTACCGAAGATAAAAGTTCTCTGCTGGCCACGCTCAACTTTATTGAGCAGATGCGCCGTGATGCGGAAAAAGAAGCCGGGCTGCACGCCCCCTACAGTCGTAACCCTGATATGGCGCGCCGCTGGGCAGCCATTCAGGAGCACACTGTGAAGCTGCGCGACACCAATTTACACAATGGGTTGCTGCTGAATCACCAGATCGGCCATACCGAGCAGGCGCTGGAAGTGCTGAAGCCTCATCAGACTCAGAAGTTTTACGGCCCGGACGGGCAGACAACTTCCAGTAGCTTCATCAGCCGTAAAGTTTAG
- the flgE gene encoding flagellar hook protein FlgE, with product MGFSQAVSGLNAASSNLDVIGNNISNSATVGFKSATVSFADMFAGSKVGLGVKVAAVTQDFGDGTTTSTSRGLDVAISQSGFFRMADANGAVYYSRNGQFTLDENRNIVNSNGLGLTGYPATGTPPTVQTGANPVALSVPTTAMSAKATTSSAMVANLNSTDTAPTKTPFNPADPDTYNGKGSMTTFDSLGNQHTINTYYVKTADNKWDMYAVDSSTNTNANDPAAAVGANPVSLEFDSSGQLITPASPSTVSLTSGALSGSDAQTFTFSLLGSQQQNTGTTTFGNPTQDGYKPGELTSYQINNDGTVVGNYSNEKTQVLGQIALANFANPEGLKSEGNNVWSATSSSGQALVGLAGTGNLGTLTAGALESSNVDLSKELVNMIVAQRNYQSNAQTIKTQDQILNTLVNLR from the coding sequence ATGGGCTTTTCTCAGGCAGTAAGCGGCTTAAACGCAGCATCAAGCAATCTGGACGTGATCGGTAACAACATTTCCAACTCCGCTACCGTGGGCTTTAAATCCGCGACCGTTTCTTTCGCCGACATGTTTGCCGGTTCAAAGGTCGGTCTGGGTGTGAAAGTGGCTGCGGTAACGCAGGACTTTGGCGACGGTACGACTACTTCAACCAGCCGTGGACTGGACGTGGCGATCAGCCAGTCAGGATTCTTCCGTATGGCAGATGCTAACGGCGCAGTTTATTACAGCCGTAACGGCCAGTTCACTCTGGACGAAAACCGTAACATCGTTAACTCCAACGGCCTGGGGCTGACTGGCTATCCGGCGACGGGTACACCGCCAACCGTGCAGACCGGTGCTAACCCGGTTGCACTGAGCGTGCCAACCACCGCGATGTCAGCAAAAGCAACAACCTCTTCTGCAATGGTGGCTAACCTGAACTCAACGGATACCGCGCCGACTAAAACCCCGTTCAATCCAGCAGATCCAGATACCTATAATGGTAAAGGGTCGATGACCACCTTTGACTCACTGGGTAATCAGCACACCATCAACACTTATTATGTCAAAACGGCTGATAACAAATGGGATATGTACGCAGTTGACTCAAGCACCAACACCAATGCCAACGATCCTGCTGCCGCTGTAGGGGCTAACCCGGTTTCACTGGAGTTCGACAGCAGCGGTCAGTTGATTACTCCGGCTTCTCCTTCCACGGTTTCACTGACTTCCGGCGCGCTGAGCGGTTCTGATGCACAGACGTTCACGTTCAGCCTGTTGGGCAGCCAGCAGCAGAACACCGGTACCACCACCTTCGGTAACCCAACGCAGGATGGCTACAAGCCTGGTGAACTGACCAGCTACCAGATCAACAACGACGGCACCGTAGTAGGTAACTACTCCAACGAAAAAACCCAGGTTCTGGGTCAGATCGCGCTGGCTAACTTTGCTAACCCGGAAGGCCTGAAGTCTGAAGGTAACAACGTCTGGTCCGCCACCAGCTCTTCTGGCCAGGCGCTGGTTGGTCTTGCAGGCACGGGTAACCTGGGAACGTTGACAGCCGGTGCGCTGGAGTCTTCAAACGTTGACCTGAGTAAAGAGCTGGTGAACATGATCGTTGCCCAGCGTAACTACCAGTCTAACGCCCAGACCATCAAAACACAGGACCAGATCCTCAATACCCTGGTCAACCTGCGTTAA
- the murJ gene encoding murein biosynthesis integral membrane protein MurJ, translating to MNLLKSLAAVSSMTLFSRVLGFARDAIVARVFGAGMATDAFFVAFKLPNLLRRIFAEGAFSQAFVPILAEYKSKQGEEATRIFVAYVSGLLTLALAVITLLGMLAAPWVILITAPGFADTADKFALTSALLRVTFPYIFLISLASLAGAILNTWNRFSVPAFAPTLLNVSMIGFALFAAPHFHPPVMALAWAVVAGGVLQLGYQLPHLKKIGMLVLPRLNLRDAGVWRVMRQMGPAILGVSVSQISLIINTIFASFLVSGSVSWMYYADRLMEFPSGVLGVALGTILLPSLAKSFSSGNHDEYSRLMDWGLRLCFLLALPCAVALGILAKPLTVALFQYGKFSAFDAAMTQRALVAYSVGLMGIIVVKVLAPGFYSRQDIKTPVRIAIVTLIMTQIMNLAFIGPLKHAGLSLSIGLGACLNASLLYWQLRKQKIFQPQPGWSSFLVRLIIAVVMMAAALVGMLWVMPEWATGNMAWRLLRLAGVCAVGGGVFFLVLAVLGFRIKDFARKTLA from the coding sequence ATGAACCTGTTAAAATCGTTGGCAGCGGTCAGCTCAATGACCCTGTTTTCGCGCGTGCTGGGCTTTGCCCGCGACGCCATTGTGGCCAGAGTTTTTGGTGCCGGGATGGCTACGGATGCCTTCTTCGTGGCGTTCAAACTGCCCAATCTTCTGCGACGCATCTTCGCGGAAGGGGCCTTTTCTCAGGCTTTCGTGCCGATTCTGGCGGAATATAAAAGCAAGCAGGGTGAAGAGGCTACGCGGATTTTTGTGGCTTACGTTTCCGGCCTGCTGACGCTGGCGCTGGCGGTGATTACCCTGCTGGGGATGCTGGCTGCCCCCTGGGTCATTCTAATCACGGCGCCTGGCTTTGCGGACACGGCAGACAAGTTTGCCCTGACGTCAGCCCTGTTACGGGTGACATTCCCCTATATTTTTCTGATTTCTCTCGCCTCGCTGGCTGGCGCAATCCTGAATACCTGGAACCGCTTCTCCGTCCCGGCCTTTGCGCCAACGCTGCTTAACGTCAGCATGATCGGTTTCGCCCTGTTTGCCGCACCGCATTTCCATCCGCCAGTGATGGCGCTGGCGTGGGCGGTAGTGGCTGGCGGGGTTCTGCAGCTAGGTTATCAACTACCGCATCTTAAGAAGATTGGCATGCTGGTGTTGCCCCGGCTGAACCTCCGGGATGCTGGCGTCTGGCGGGTGATGCGTCAGATGGGGCCGGCAATTCTTGGCGTATCCGTCAGCCAGATCTCGCTGATCATTAATACCATTTTCGCCTCTTTCCTCGTCTCAGGTTCCGTCTCCTGGATGTACTACGCTGACCGCCTGATGGAGTTTCCTTCCGGGGTGCTGGGTGTGGCGCTGGGTACGATCCTGCTTCCTTCGCTGGCTAAAAGTTTCTCCAGCGGCAATCACGATGAGTATTCCCGGCTGATGGACTGGGGTTTACGCCTCTGCTTCCTGCTGGCCTTGCCCTGTGCTGTGGCGTTGGGGATCCTGGCAAAACCGCTGACCGTGGCGCTGTTCCAGTACGGAAAATTCAGCGCTTTTGATGCCGCTATGACCCAGCGCGCGCTGGTGGCCTATTCGGTGGGACTGATGGGGATCATCGTGGTGAAAGTGCTGGCTCCGGGCTTCTACTCCCGACAGGACATCAAAACGCCGGTGCGCATAGCCATTGTGACCTTGATTATGACGCAGATAATGAACCTGGCCTTTATTGGCCCGCTGAAGCATGCAGGGCTGTCGCTGTCGATTGGTCTGGGCGCCTGCCTCAATGCCTCACTGCTTTACTGGCAGTTGCGTAAACAGAAGATTTTTCAGCCACAGCCTGGCTGGAGCAGCTTCCTTGTCCGGCTGATTATTGCCGTGGTGATGATGGCCGCTGCCCTGGTCGGTATGCTCTGGGTGATGCCGGAGTGGGCAACAGGCAATATGGCGTGGCGCCTGTTACGGCTGGCAGGGGTCTGTGCGGTAGGCGGTGGGGTCTTCTTTTTAGTGCTGGCCGTGCTGGGCTTTCGTATCAAAGATTTTGCCCGAAAAACGCTGGCCTGA
- the flgH gene encoding flagellar basal body L-ring protein FlgH, with product MAKQISMPGRLLVAALLLTLNGCALVPRKPLVEGSTTAQPLPASPPVVNGSIFQGMMPMNYGYQPLFEDRRPRNIGDTLTITLQENVSASKSSSANAGRDGTSTLGLTALPSSLTGLLGGDKTNIDASGKTDFAGKGGATANNTFTGTITVTVNQVLPNGNLKVIGEKQIEINQGTEFIRFSGVVNPRTISGSNTVVSTQVADARIEYVGNGYINEAQTMGWLQRFFLNLSPM from the coding sequence ATGGCGAAGCAAATCTCAATGCCTGGACGTTTGTTGGTAGCCGCGCTGCTCCTGACGCTTAACGGTTGTGCTTTAGTTCCCCGTAAGCCACTGGTCGAAGGTTCGACAACGGCCCAGCCGCTGCCTGCTTCGCCGCCGGTTGTTAACGGCTCCATTTTTCAGGGCATGATGCCGATGAACTACGGCTATCAGCCGCTGTTCGAGGATCGTCGCCCACGTAATATCGGCGATACGCTGACCATAACGCTGCAGGAAAACGTCAGCGCGAGCAAAAGCTCCAGCGCCAACGCCGGGCGTGACGGAACCAGTACGCTGGGTCTGACTGCCTTACCAAGCTCGCTTACCGGCTTGTTGGGTGGCGATAAAACCAATATTGATGCCAGTGGCAAAACTGACTTTGCGGGTAAAGGTGGCGCTACGGCCAATAACACCTTTACCGGAACGATCACCGTCACCGTGAATCAGGTACTGCCGAACGGCAACCTGAAAGTGATTGGTGAGAAACAGATCGAAATCAACCAGGGCACGGAATTTATCCGCTTCTCTGGCGTGGTCAACCCGCGCACCATCAGCGGGAGTAACACTGTGGTTTCAACTCAGGTTGCGGATGCCCGCATTGAATACGTCGGTAACGGCTATATCAATGAGGCGCAGACTATGGGCTGGCTGCAACGGTTCTTCCTGAACCTGTCACCGATGTAA
- the flgJ gene encoding flagellar assembly peptidoglycan hydrolase FlgJ, which translates to MSNSQSLMGAAYDSRSLNDLKRQAGSDPKAHAREVAKQVEGMFVQMMLKSMRQALPQDGLLSTEQTRLYTSMYDQQIGQQIASKGLGLADLMVKQMDQVQAPDENAGTVPMMLDKNFINTLPPLAMEQIIRKAVPRLPSSEVPLHGDSSDFIAQLSQPAKMASAESGIPHHLILAQAALESGWGQRQILTAEGKPSYNVFGIKASANWQGKTTDIMTTEYEGGEAKKVKAKFRVYDSYFEALNDYVKLLSNNPRYSAVTTAETPEQGARALQAAGYATDPKYAQKLVGMIQQFKNMGEKVVKAYTQDIGDLF; encoded by the coding sequence ATGAGTAACTCCCAGTCTCTGATGGGGGCGGCGTACGACAGCCGCTCTCTGAATGACCTCAAACGCCAGGCTGGCAGCGACCCTAAGGCACATGCCAGAGAAGTTGCGAAGCAGGTGGAAGGGATGTTTGTACAGATGATGCTGAAAAGCATGCGTCAGGCGCTGCCGCAGGATGGTCTGCTGAGCACTGAACAGACGCGGCTTTACACCTCAATGTACGATCAGCAGATTGGGCAGCAGATCGCCTCCAAAGGGTTGGGTCTGGCTGACCTGATGGTTAAGCAGATGGATCAGGTACAGGCACCGGATGAAAATGCCGGAACCGTACCAATGATGCTGGATAAGAACTTCATCAATACTTTACCACCGCTGGCGATGGAACAGATTATCCGCAAGGCCGTGCCTCGTTTGCCCTCGTCAGAGGTGCCGCTGCACGGTGACAGCAGCGATTTCATCGCGCAGTTGTCGCAGCCCGCCAAAATGGCGAGTGCGGAGAGCGGTATTCCGCATCACCTGATCCTGGCGCAGGCCGCGCTGGAATCAGGCTGGGGCCAGCGCCAGATTCTGACCGCCGAAGGCAAGCCAAGCTACAACGTGTTCGGTATCAAAGCCTCTGCCAACTGGCAGGGCAAAACCACCGATATCATGACCACCGAGTATGAAGGCGGCGAAGCGAAGAAGGTGAAAGCTAAATTCCGCGTGTATGACTCTTATTTCGAAGCGCTGAACGATTACGTCAAGCTGCTAAGTAATAACCCTCGTTACAGCGCGGTGACCACCGCAGAAACGCCGGAGCAGGGCGCCAGAGCGTTGCAGGCCGCAGGCTATGCGACCGACCCTAAATATGCGCAAAAATTAGTAGGGATGATTCAACAATTCAAAAACATGGGTGAAAAAGTGGTGAAGGCTTACACCCAGGATATTGGCGATTTGTTCTGA
- a CDS encoding flagellar basal body P-ring protein FlgI has protein sequence MRKIIFKLTLLLLVGVSSLANADRIRDLTTVGGVRDNSLIGYGLVVGLDGSGDQTTQTPFTTQSLNNMLSQLGITVPAGTNMQLKNVAAVMVTAKLPAFGRQGQVIDVVVSSMGNAKSLRGGTLLMTPMKGVDNQVYALAQGNILVGGAGASAGGSSVTVNQVNGGRITGGATIERELPNQFGTTSVINLYLNQEDFSMAQRITDAINARSGYGSAQALDGRTVAVQVSANGTSQVRLLADIQNIDVSMPIQDAKVIINSRTGSVVMNREVQLSTCAIAQGNLSVTVNQSQNVSQPDTPLAGGQTVVTPQTQIDLRQSGGALQSVNASANLNSVVRALNALGATPIDLMSILQSMQSAGCLHAKLEII, from the coding sequence ATGCGTAAAATTATTTTCAAACTCACTTTGCTGCTGCTGGTTGGCGTCTCTTCGCTGGCGAATGCCGATCGTATTCGCGATCTGACCACTGTGGGTGGCGTGCGCGATAACTCCTTAATCGGTTACGGGTTGGTAGTGGGGCTGGATGGTTCCGGTGACCAGACAACCCAGACGCCGTTTACCACGCAAAGTTTAAACAACATGCTGTCACAGTTGGGGATCACCGTTCCGGCGGGTACCAACATGCAGCTGAAAAACGTTGCAGCGGTAATGGTGACGGCCAAACTGCCTGCGTTTGGCCGCCAGGGTCAGGTGATTGACGTTGTTGTCTCCTCTATGGGTAACGCCAAAAGCCTGCGCGGCGGCACATTGCTGATGACGCCAATGAAAGGCGTGGATAACCAGGTCTATGCGCTCGCTCAGGGTAACATTCTGGTCGGCGGAGCCGGGGCATCAGCAGGTGGCAGTAGCGTAACCGTAAACCAGGTAAACGGCGGACGCATTACCGGCGGGGCCACTATCGAACGTGAACTGCCCAACCAGTTCGGTACGACCAGCGTCATCAACCTCTATCTGAATCAGGAAGATTTCAGCATGGCACAGCGCATCACTGATGCCATCAACGCCCGCAGCGGCTACGGCTCAGCCCAGGCGCTGGATGGCCGTACCGTTGCTGTTCAGGTTTCGGCAAACGGCACTTCTCAGGTTCGGCTGCTGGCGGATATTCAGAACATCGATGTGAGCATGCCGATTCAGGATGCCAAAGTCATTATCAACTCGCGTACCGGATCGGTGGTAATGAACCGCGAAGTCCAGTTGAGCACCTGTGCTATCGCTCAGGGCAACCTGTCGGTAACGGTGAATCAGTCGCAGAACGTCAGCCAGCCTGATACCCCTCTGGCGGGTGGTCAGACGGTGGTGACGCCGCAGACGCAGATTGATCTACGCCAGAGCGGCGGCGCACTGCAAAGCGTTAATGCCAGCGCCAACCTCAACAGCGTGGTACGTGCCCTGAATGCGTTAGGTGCCACGCCGATCGATTTGATGTCCATCCTGCAGTCAATGCAGAGTGCGGGTTGCCTGCACGCCAAACTGGAAATTATCTGA
- a CDS encoding flagellar basal body rod protein FlgF gives MDHAIYTAMGAASQTLDQQAVTASNLANASTPGFRAQLNALRAVPVQGLSLPTRTLVTASTPGSDMSPGAMDYTERSLDVAVRQDGWLAVRAPDGSEAYTRNGNMQMDPAGQLTIQGNLVMGDGGPIAVPQGSEVTIAADGTITALNPGDPPNATVQLGRLKLVKATGSEVTRGDDGLFRPTAAAQTQRGAVLQNDPTIQVMPGVLEGSNVNSTQTMVDMIANARRFEMQMKVISSVDQNEQRANQLLSMS, from the coding sequence ATGGATCACGCGATATATACCGCAATGGGGGCTGCAAGTCAGACCCTCGATCAGCAGGCTGTGACGGCCAGCAACCTGGCAAACGCCTCAACACCAGGCTTCCGTGCGCAGCTTAATGCGTTGCGCGCTGTGCCAGTTCAGGGGCTGTCGTTGCCGACGCGTACGCTGGTGACAGCCTCAACGCCCGGTTCCGATATGTCACCCGGCGCTATGGACTATACCGAACGTTCTCTGGACGTAGCGGTTCGTCAGGACGGCTGGCTGGCCGTGCGGGCACCGGATGGCTCAGAAGCCTATACCCGTAACGGGAACATGCAAATGGACCCGGCGGGACAGCTGACCATTCAGGGCAACCTGGTGATGGGCGACGGTGGCCCGATTGCTGTGCCGCAGGGCTCAGAAGTCACCATCGCGGCTGACGGCACTATTACCGCGCTGAATCCGGGCGATCCACCGAACGCCACTGTTCAGCTGGGCCGTCTGAAGCTGGTGAAAGCCACCGGTTCAGAAGTGACCCGTGGGGATGATGGCCTGTTTCGTCCGACTGCGGCTGCGCAGACACAGCGTGGTGCTGTCCTGCAAAACGATCCGACTATCCAGGTGATGCCTGGCGTGCTGGAAGGCAGCAACGTCAACTCAACGCAAACCATGGTCGACATGATCGCCAACGCACGCCGCTTTGAGATGCAAATGAAAGTCATCTCCAGCGTCGATCAGAATGAACAACGCGCTAACCAGCTGCTGTCAATGAGCTAA
- the flgA gene encoding flagellar basal body P-ring formation chaperone FlgA, with protein sequence MRIKTAVLVTLLALMSASASAKELTGQLNDYFKARYGESGHTADTVTVVVKTPESQWPDCAAPQFSLPGNSRMWGNMSVAANCDQNRRYIQVQVQVTGDYIVAARQVARGGTLTAADIRVQHGRLDTLPARIVMSAEEITDAVALRDIIPGQPLTLMMVRQPWRVKAGQNVTVTANGGGFSVTSEGRAMNNATAAQPVRVRMSSGQIVSGKVGADGIILITL encoded by the coding sequence ATGCGGATCAAAACCGCTGTGCTGGTGACTTTACTGGCTTTGATGAGTGCTTCGGCCAGTGCAAAAGAGCTGACCGGACAACTCAATGACTATTTTAAAGCCCGCTATGGTGAATCCGGCCACACTGCCGATACTGTTACGGTGGTAGTGAAAACCCCAGAGTCACAGTGGCCTGACTGTGCGGCTCCGCAATTCTCCCTTCCGGGCAACAGCCGGATGTGGGGCAACATGAGCGTGGCGGCTAACTGCGACCAGAACCGTCGCTATATTCAGGTTCAGGTACAGGTGACCGGAGATTATATTGTGGCTGCCCGTCAGGTAGCCCGCGGTGGAACGCTGACCGCAGCCGATATCAGAGTGCAGCATGGCCGGCTGGATACCCTGCCCGCCAGGATTGTGATGTCGGCAGAAGAGATTACTGACGCCGTGGCGCTTCGTGATATTATCCCCGGCCAACCGCTCACCCTGATGATGGTCAGGCAACCCTGGCGGGTCAAAGCTGGACAAAACGTTACCGTGACCGCTAATGGCGGAGGATTCAGCGTGACCAGCGAAGGCCGTGCGATGAACAATGCCACCGCGGCCCAGCCGGTGCGTGTGCGGATGAGTTCAGGACAGATTGTCAGTGGCAAAGTCGGCGCGGATGGGATTATTCTGATTACGCTATAA
- the flgB gene encoding flagellar basal body rod protein FlgB: MLDKLDAALRFNTEALNLRAQRQEILASNIANADTPGYQARDIDFASQLNKVMEQGRSQGAGMSLAVTSARHIPAETLQPASMDLMYRIPDQPSMDGNTVDMDRERTQFADNSLKYQTDLTLISSQIKGMMSVLQGQ, translated from the coding sequence ATGCTCGACAAACTGGACGCAGCACTGCGGTTTAATACCGAAGCGTTAAACCTGCGTGCCCAGCGGCAGGAAATCCTGGCATCCAACATCGCCAATGCTGATACGCCAGGCTACCAGGCGCGCGATATTGATTTCGCCAGCCAGCTGAACAAGGTGATGGAGCAGGGGCGGTCACAGGGCGCGGGAATGTCGTTGGCGGTGACGTCAGCACGCCATATTCCAGCGGAAACGCTCCAGCCAGCATCAATGGACCTGATGTACCGGATCCCGGATCAGCCTTCGATGGATGGCAACACGGTCGATATGGATCGCGAACGTACCCAGTTCGCGGATAACAGCCTGAAATATCAAACCGATCTGACACTCATCAGCAGCCAAATCAAGGGCATGATGTCTGTGCTACAGGGGCAATAA
- the flgD gene encoding flagellar hook assembly protein FlgD has product MGIAVGLNEKLDNSTIATTSTTDTSAADLQSNFLTLLVTQLQNQDPTNPMDNSQLTTQLAQINTLSGIEKLNTTLGSISGQINSGQSLQASALIGHGVMVDGSQVLVGSGQTTPFGVSLGQASTATTATITDATGKVMQTINLGGLSAGVHTFTWDGSTTDGTVAADGKYTISLSASNATGQLVTQPLNYALVNGVTNDASGAVLDLGTMGTTTLANIRQII; this is encoded by the coding sequence ATGGGCATTGCAGTAGGCCTTAACGAAAAACTGGACAACAGTACGATTGCTACCACGTCGACAACCGATACTTCGGCTGCCGATCTGCAAAGCAACTTCCTGACGCTGTTGGTGACGCAGTTACAAAACCAGGATCCCACCAATCCTATGGATAACAGTCAGCTGACTACCCAGCTGGCACAGATCAATACCCTGAGTGGTATTGAGAAACTTAACACCACGCTGGGATCAATTTCCGGCCAGATCAACAGCGGGCAGTCCTTGCAGGCTTCAGCTCTGATTGGCCACGGCGTGATGGTTGATGGATCCCAGGTGCTGGTTGGCAGCGGTCAGACTACGCCTTTTGGTGTCAGTCTTGGACAGGCCTCCACCGCCACCACGGCCACCATTACTGATGCAACCGGCAAAGTGATGCAGACCATTAACCTGGGCGGCCTGAGCGCAGGCGTGCATACCTTTACCTGGGATGGTTCAACCACCGACGGCACGGTAGCCGCAGATGGCAAATACACGATTTCACTCAGCGCAAGCAATGCAACCGGGCAACTGGTCACGCAGCCGCTTAACTATGCGCTGGTTAACGGGGTGACTAACGACGCGTCTGGTGCCGTTTTAGACCTCGGCACTATGGGTACCACCACCCTCGCAAACATTCGTCAGATTATTTAA
- the flgM gene encoding flagellar biosynthesis anti-sigma factor FlgM, which yields MSIDRTQPTNPASTVQTRDASETAAPKVRQAETKTTEAGTQVVLSGAQSQLTKSSAQDINAARVEELKTAIRNGELKMDTGKIADALIQQAKDSLEGN from the coding sequence ATGAGCATCGACAGAACTCAACCTACGAACCCGGCCAGCACCGTGCAAACCCGTGATGCCAGCGAAACTGCGGCACCGAAGGTACGTCAGGCTGAGACCAAAACCACTGAAGCCGGCACTCAGGTTGTCCTGAGCGGCGCACAGTCGCAGCTGACCAAATCCAGCGCACAGGATATCAACGCCGCTCGCGTTGAAGAGTTAAAAACCGCTATTCGCAATGGCGAACTGAAAATGGATACCGGCAAAATCGCCGATGCCCTGATTCAGCAGGCAAAAGATTCTTTAGAAGGTAATTAA
- the flgC gene encoding flagellar basal body rod protein FlgC — protein MALLNIFDIAGSAMNAQSQRLNVSASNLANADSVTGPDGQPYVAKQVVFQTNAMPGSATGGVRVAQVVDDPTPAKLVYEPGNPMADAKGYVKMPNVDVVGETVNTMSASRSYQANVEVLNTVKQMMMKTLTMGQ, from the coding sequence ATGGCATTACTGAATATTTTTGATATCGCCGGTTCGGCGATGAACGCGCAGTCGCAGCGACTGAACGTCAGCGCCAGTAACCTGGCCAACGCCGACAGCGTAACCGGCCCCGATGGCCAGCCCTATGTGGCAAAGCAGGTGGTCTTCCAGACCAATGCCATGCCTGGCTCCGCCACTGGCGGTGTCCGTGTAGCGCAGGTTGTTGACGATCCCACGCCAGCCAAACTGGTTTACGAACCTGGAAATCCAATGGCAGATGCCAAGGGCTACGTAAAAATGCCTAACGTCGATGTTGTTGGAGAGACGGTCAATACCATGTCAGCGTCGCGCAGCTATCAGGCCAACGTTGAAGTATTGAATACCGTTAAACAGATGATGATGAAAACCCTGACGATGGGTCAATAA
- the flgG gene encoding flagellar basal-body rod protein FlgG: protein MIRSLWIAKTGLDAQQTNMDVISNNLANVSTNGFKRQRAVFEDLMYQTLRQPGAQSSEQTTLPSGMQIGTGTRPVATERLHTQGNLNKTDSSKDVAISGQGFFQVQMPDGTVAYTRDGSFQTDQNGQLVTNGGFPVQPAITIPANALSMTVGRDGVVSVTQQGQTQPVQVGQLTLSTFINDAGLESKGENLYQETQASGAPTDSTPGNNGAGLLYQGYVETSNVNVAEELVSMIQTQRAYEINSKAISTSDQMLAKLTQL, encoded by the coding sequence ATGATCCGTTCTTTATGGATTGCCAAAACCGGACTCGACGCCCAGCAAACCAACATGGACGTCATTTCGAACAACCTGGCAAACGTCAGTACCAACGGCTTTAAACGTCAGCGCGCTGTGTTTGAAGATCTGATGTATCAGACGCTGCGCCAGCCGGGAGCACAGTCTTCAGAACAAACCACGCTGCCTTCCGGGATGCAGATTGGTACGGGTACCCGTCCGGTTGCCACCGAGCGTTTACACACCCAGGGTAACCTGAACAAAACTGACTCCTCGAAAGATGTGGCCATCAGCGGTCAGGGTTTCTTCCAGGTGCAGATGCCAGATGGCACCGTAGCCTATACCCGTGACGGTTCGTTCCAGACTGACCAGAACGGCCAGTTGGTCACAAACGGTGGCTTCCCGGTTCAGCCTGCAATCACTATTCCGGCCAATGCCCTGAGCATGACTGTGGGACGTGACGGTGTGGTTAGCGTGACCCAGCAGGGCCAGACCCAGCCGGTTCAGGTCGGTCAGCTGACGCTCAGCACCTTTATTAACGATGCCGGTCTGGAAAGTAAAGGTGAGAACCTTTACCAGGAAACGCAGGCTTCTGGTGCGCCAACTGACAGCACGCCGGGTAACAACGGCGCAGGCCTGCTTTATCAGGGCTATGTCGAAACCTCAAACGTTAACGTTGCGGAAGAGCTGGTCAGCATGATCCAGACGCAGCGCGCGTATGAAATTAACAGCAAGGCCATCAGCACTTCCGATCAGATGCTGGCCAAACTGACGCAGTTGTAA